In Nostoc edaphicum CCNP1411, the sequence TATGGCGCAAGAGCTATTAACAACTGCTAGCAAGTTTAAAGTCAAATGAATTTTAGATTTTAGATTTTAGATTTTGGATTATGAATGAGGAGAATTTTAAGCGGATAACAAAGCAGCTAGCATTGCGAGTAATCCGCTTAGTAGAAGCTCTTCCGCAGAGCCGAACGGCAGATGTAATTGGCAAGCAGCTAATCCGTTCAGCAACATCTGTGGGAGCTAACTATCGGTCAGCTTGTCGTGGTAAGTCAACCACCGATGTCATTGCTAAACTCAGCTTGCTAGAGGAAGAAGCCGATGAAAGTCTTTATTGGATGGAACTTATTGTTTAGGTTGGTTTATTACCACTGGAAAAAGTGAGCAATTTGATGTCATAAAACACCGAAATTCTTGCAATTACAGTTGCATCAATTAAAACTTTACGTAACAAATCCAAAATCCAAAATTTAAAATCAAAAATATGATCACAGATAAAGAAATTCGCGAACAAGGATACATCTACTTTCTGGCTGAAGCCCCGGAACTAGTCCAAATTATTGAACAAGAGCTATTTAGCTTATCGGAAGGTTATAGCACTGCAAAAATTCACAACTTAATGCGAGCTACCCATACACTTAAAGGTGGTGCTGCTAATGTTGGATTAGAAGTAATTAAGATGATAGCCCATTTTTTAGAAGATGTATTTAAGGCTCTTTATAATCCAAATGTAATAGTTGATGCTGAATTACAAACGCTTTTATTACAAGCTTATGAGTGTCTGAGTATAGCATTAAATACTGAGCTAATCGGCAGTACTGTTAATGATGAAGAATTGCTTCACCGGGCAACTTCTGTCTTTGCACAGTTGCAAGAAAAATTGGGTGATGCTTTTGGTGCTGAGTCTCATATTCCCACTTCTGAAGAATTGGGATTTGATATTGTACAGTCCGTTTTTGAAGTGGGAGTAAAGCAACGTCTAAACAGTATTGCTGATGCTGTTAATAATCCACCAAGCAATGCCGAATTGATTGAATTTTTACAGTCTCAAGCCGAGGTATTTTTCGGCTTGGCAGAATCTCTAAACTTACCTGGATTGGGAGAAATTTCCCAAACGATTATGTTGGCTCTGCAAGCAAATCCCACCCAGGTGCAGCAAATTGCAGAAATTGCTCTTGGAGATTTACAACAATCACAAAAATTAGTATTAGATGGCGATCGCACATCTGGTGGAGAACCTTCTCCAAATTTACGAAAACTCACAATTGTGGCAAATAATGAGTTATTTGAAGAATTGCAAAACAATTCATCTGCTAACACATTTATTACCTATGAAGAACAATTTTACCAGTTTATCACTACATCTGATCACAATAAAAATGAATCGGTCAATCCAACAACAGCCAAGTTTTATTTAAAGGTAATTCGCTATATTTTTGGCTGGTTTAATCACCAGATGGAAATACCAGAAGCAGAACTAAGTTTGACTTTACTGGTTCCCACATTAGAAAGAAAAACTTTACTTAAGTATATCGAAAACTGGCTGAAAAAATTTCTTGATTTTGTCCAAGATGAAGAAGATAGTCAAAGTCTTTATATTTATAGACGTGGCATCATCTTAATCATTCTATTTGCAGTTGCAAAATTTCAATATTCTCTTAAATCATCTGATGCCTATCTCTCAGTAATTAAAATCCTACAAAACCAAATTTATAAATTAGCAAAAGAATATAAAAATTATCCTCCTGTTACTGGCGAAGAGAAAAATTGGCTTGATAGTCCCAGACTACAAACACTGTTAGTTATTAAAGAGATATCTGTATCAACCCAAACAACTGATAACTTCCTAGAAGCAATATGGGGAGAAGAAGCTAGCCAAAATATTGCTGCTGAAGTCGTGACGTTCCAGACTGATGATTCTTCAGAAAAACTTGATTCATTAACTGTCAGTGAACAGGTAGTTATCAATGTTTCTGAAACAGCTATTGAAGTCATGCCTGATTTAGCTACACAAATAAACAAAGAAATAGAAGATAAATCACAGTATGTTCAAACTAAAAACTTTCGCCAACCTTCATTTATTCGAGTAGATACAGAGAGACTGCAACACCTCAATTATCTAGCAGGAGAATTGCTGATTTATCAAAAACGGCGTGGATTGCAAGATGAACAAGTCAAAGAAATAATTGAGCAATTAATACAGCAACTCACTAGACACCAAACAACTTTAAATGAATTACGCGATTTACCATTACAAATACAAAATATAAGCTCACAACAAACGCAAAGTTTTGCAGTGGATTTTGACTCACTAGAAATGGATGTATATACAGAATTTCAGATGACGTTGCATGAATCAATAGAAGAAGCATTGCAACTACAAGAAACCACAGAGTCTCTTGACTTACTTTTGACCCAAGCTGCTCAAATTAGTGACAAACAAGAGAATTTAACTCTTAATATTATAGATAGCTTAGTAGAAGCACGAATGTCGCCTTTGGGCAATATTCTAAATCGCTTCCCCCACATGGTAGATAAGTTGGGGAATGTTCATGCAAAAATTGTAGAATTGAAACTTATTGGTAGTGAAGTTCTAGTAGATAAAGCGATCGCAGAAAAGCTGTACGATCCCTTGTTACACTTAGTGCGTAATGCTTTTGACCACGGTATTGAAGCTCCACAACTTCGTCGAGAGCTTGGTAAACCAGAACAAGGTTTAATCGAAATCTGCGCCTATCATCAGGGTAGCCAAACTGTTATTGAGGTTCGGGATGATGGTCAGGGATTAAATTTAGACAGAATTCGTAGAAAAGCTGCTGAACTTTATCCCGTACAAACTGAAGAAAAAACTAGAGTTTATGCTTCTAATCTGCCTGAATCTGAACTTTTAGATTTGATATTTGCGCCTGGGTTTTCTACTGCTAATAAAGTGAGTGATATTTCTGGGCGCGGTATGGGTTTAGATATTGTGCGTACTCAGATGCACGCACTCAATGGCTCAATTTCAGTTCAATCCTTACCCAATCAAGGAACAATCTTCATACTCAAAATTCCTTTTTCTATGACTACAGAAAAATTAATGCTAGTTCAAGCCAAAGGTGTTGTTTATGCTCTCCTTTTGGACAGTGTAGAAAAAATATTGATTCCCTCCGATCAACAGATTAAAGAAATTGAAGGAAACAAAGTCTTGCATTTGCACACCGACAATGATGAAACTATGGTCAGCCTTCGTCAACTTTCAAAGTTGATTGATTATAATGGTTCATTCTTTAATAGTGCTACTTCATACAACACATCAAATACTCACGATCCAAGCGTAGCGAAAAATCCGGTGCTTTTACTACGACAAAATCAGGGAAAAATTGCTTTAGAAGTTGACCAAATAATTGGTGAACAAGAACTGGTAATTAGACCTTTAGGAAATGCGATCGCACCACCAAAATATATTTATGGTTGTAGTAGTTTAGCTAATGGTAATCTCATCTTAGTTATTGATGCTTCGTTGCTGGTAAAGTCTAGCGAGATCCAACAAACAACACTTGATATCAGAGCGCTACCAGTAGCTTCGTCATCTAATAAAAAAGCTTTGCCGATATCAGGACATACTTTTTCATCTACACCATTACTTGCCGCATCTACTTCCACGACAACTATAGAAAGCCAACCCAGTTATTCTCAAGAGCCAGATAATAAATCACCGATAGAAATCCAACCCAGTTATTCTCAAGAGCCAAATAAATCACCAAAAGTTGTTTTAGTAGTAGATGATGCAATTAGTCTTCGACAAACTCTCTCTCTGACTCTACAAAAAGCTGGCTATCAAGTAATACAAGCCCAAAATGGTGTAGAAGCTCTAGAAAAGTTGCAGTTACATCCTGAAATTCAAGTTGTTGTCTCCGATTTAGAGATGCCACGAATGAATGGTTTTGAGTTGTTGAGTAATTTCCGTCAATACCCCAATTTAGGCAAAATACCTGTAGTGATTCTCACTTCTCGTAGCGCTGAAAAACACCGTCAGCTTGCCCAAGAATTGGGTGCTAAGGCTTACTTAACTAAGCCTTATTTAGAGCATGAATTTTTATCTACAATCAAGAATTTAATTAACAGTAATACAAATGATTTAAATCATTTGCTCATGGTGACAAATCATTAAAATTAATCTGAATTTTAGTTGAGTGCGATCGGTAAGTTATCTCTAAGAGTTTAAGCTCAGTGATACCACAGTGGTGAAAGAAGCATAGTGTACTTATGTAGTGTATCAATCCTTGGGACGCGATCGCCTTAATTACCAGGTAGATTATTTGGATCTACACCTAGAGAACGTAAATACTCCGCTAACTGTTCAGCCCTTTGCCGTTCTTGTTCAGCCCGCGATCGCTCTTGTTGTGCCTGTTCTGCATCTGTAAAATAGCGGTTTCCTTGCTCGTCATACCAACATAAAAACTCCTGTTGTATCCCGCCAATTACAGCTTGGTGTCGTCCTATACCTAAACCCACCTCTGGCATTAAATAGGGTTCACCTATTTGTAATTGGTAGTTTCCATCGAGCAACTTATACACTTCAAAGGGTTGATGTTGGTCGCGTCGCCAAAACTCAGGGTTATAAATTACGTAGTACAATACACCGAGTTTTCTATATATATCTAGCTTCTCGTCATATTCACCGCCTGGGGTATGGGATACCATTTCTAATGTGAATATTGGAACTATCCCATTTTCTTCCCAAACCGCGTAACTTTTGCGTGATTTACCACCTTTTTTCCGTTCTACTCCCAGACTTAAAAAAGCATCTGGGACTACAGGTACTCTAGGATTTACTCCTGTGGTGTGATACAGTCCCATATCTACTCCGAAGTACCAATCCATGCGATTTGCCCAAATGGAGTTAAGTAAAAAGAGTAAAATATTGGGCAAAAAGTTTTGATCTTCGTTATCCACTGGGGTATCGTCTGAACAGGGAAGTTCGTCGGTAGTTGGTAACGCATTTTTGAGATCGGGTGAGAGCATAACCGTTGTCTCGCTGGCGTTTAATGCCTTTATTATAAATGAGCGAACAAAAGTTTAAGGTTTGGGTGTAGGTTCACCAAACTTAATTACAAGTGCGATCGCAATACTAACTAGCAAAATTAACGTCATACTTAATGCTGAACCAAATCCCCAATTTTGGGTGGCTCCAAGAAACTGATTATAAACTAACCGCGCCGCCGTCATACTAGAAGCACCACCGAGTAATTCTGGATCGACAAAATCCCCCAAGCCTGTGATGAATACAAGCATGGAAGCAGCTGCAATTCCCGGCAAAATTTGCGGTACAGTTACTTGGAAAAAAGTTTCCACAGGATTTGCACCTAAATCAGCTGCTGCTTCTAACAACTGCTTGTCTAACTTTTCGAGAGAAGCATATAAAATCAAAACCATGTAGGGTAACAAGCTGTAACTCATACCAATCAATACAGCTTGACTCTGATTAAGTAATTGCAAAGTAGGCAAGCCTAAATTGCTGAGTAAACTATTCAATAAACCAGTAGGACGAAGAATTGTAATCCAAGCATAGGAGCGAAGTAAGGAGGAAGTCCACAAAGGCAAGACAAAGCTTAATAACAGCAAATTTCGCCAACGCTGCGGCGCTATCTGAGCAATCCAATAGGCGACGGGGAAGCCCAAAATTAAACAAATTATTGTGGTGCCAAAGGCAAAAAATAGCGATCGCCCAATTACTTGCAGGTAAAGGGGGTCAAATATTCTAATGTAGTTTTTGAATCCGTTGGGATTGACTAAATCTCCCGGTCGGATGTCTGCAACTAAACTTAACTCGAAAATTATCAAACTGGGCAGCACCAACAAAAGTAATAACCAAATGCCAGATGGTGCAAGCAATACCAAGGGTTGTAGCCAATTTCTGACGGGATGATGCAATTCTTCTATTTTAGAAATCTCATTTTTTTCCAAATTAATCACTCCTAACTCCTAACTCCTAACTCCTAACTGTTTTAACTGCTGGTCAATTGAGTCCAATAACGATCGTAAACCTCTTCAAATTCTCCTACAGGAGTAACACGTTCACAATTTTGTAAAAGTGACTCTGGCGGAAACAAATTAACGTTGTTTTGGATTATTTTTGGCAATTGTTCAAATCCAGCGCTATTAGGTGTAGAAATATTCAGACGTTGAGTGATTTGGGCTGCTATTTCTGGTTGCAAAATCATGTTAATCCAAGCATAGGCTCCAGCTTGGTTGGGGGCTGTTTTGGGAATCACAATAGTGTCTGTCCATAATGAAGAACCACTGCGAGGAACCACATATTTGAGTTTAGGGTTTTCTTGAGAGATTTTCACTGCATCTGCTGAATAACACATTGCTAATAGTAAATCTCCTGCCAGAATTTGATTTTGCCAAGCGTCAGTGTCAAAACGTGCGATCGCAGGTTTTAGTTCCTTCAACTTTTCATAAGCTTGTTTTATTTCTTGTTCATTTTTTGAGTTGTAAGAATAACCTAGCATTCTTAACGTCGCACCCATCACCTCTCGAACATCATTGAGCAAGGTCATCCGCTGATTAAGTTGCTCTTGATTTTGCCAAAGGTAATCCCAGTCTTGTGGTGGATTGTTTATTTTTTCGGAATTGTAAAGTAAACCTGTTGTTCCCCAGTTAAAAGGGATACTGTAGCGGTTATTGGGGTCATAACTAGGATTCTGGAACCGGGGAAATAAATTCTCTAGACCAATTAAGCGATCGTGATTTATTTCTGTTAGCAAACCTTTGTCTACCATCTTCTGCACCATGTAATCAGATGGGTTGATGATGCTATAAGTGCCACCGCCTCCAGCTTGGAATTTAGCTAGCATGACATCATTGGAATCATATACATCCGCTAGCACTTTTATACCAGTTTGGGTGCTAAAATTTTCCAGTAATTGATTGTCAGTATATTGCGTCCAGGTAAAAATATAAAGTTGGTCACGCTGACCATTAGTATTAGAATTAGCACGTACTTCAGCTAGCCTCCAGCCACAACCAGCTAAAGATAAGCTAGAAAGCGCTGCCACCCCTTTTAAAAATTGGCGTCTGTTAGTCATTAAGTTAATAGTCAATCATCTTCTGTGTTGTTACCGATTGATTTTAGATATGCCTTTAATTAGAGTGCTCATGGCTAGTTTAAACATTAACTTAAGTGTATCTACCTGTGCAACTGTTAATAAGTTATGGCTATCAGCTAGTTTGAGGCAAGATTTTTAATCTATTTAAACAAGCTTGAGCTATAAAAATTAACAAAGCGAGCGAGCGTCAAATTATCAAGGAAATCCAGGGTTGTAAGCTGAACTGCACTTCTGTAGTAGCAAAAAGAACAGAGTTTGTCATTACCTTACCAGTTAAAACTGTGGCAGGAGTTTTGAATTCATAATTGTAAGGAAGACTCATATAAATATCTAATTGGCAAAACTTTCGCTTGCAGTTTCAGGGAGTACGGTAAAAGATTGAGTTTTAACTAAGTTCTCAGTGAGGTTACGGATTTTGTTATTGAAATTCCGGTGTAACTTTTGGCTCTTTTTAGTAAACAATTTCAGGCATCTGGGAATACTAAATTTGGAAGCCTTAACGATTTAGCAGTATGGTTAGCACTCTTGTCAATATTCCTGGATACAAGGTTAGCGAAGAGCTCTACGATGGTTCTAGAACCATAGTTTATCGAGGGTATCGAGAGACTGACTCATTAGCTGTAGTTATTAAACTGCTGAAAAATCCTCATCCGAGTTGGGGCGAACTCTTGTCGTTTCAGAATCAGTACACCATAGCTAAAAATCTCAAATCACCGCTAATCGTCCAAACTTATAGCCTAGAACCATACCAAAATGGCTATGCACTTGTGGTGGAAGACTTCGGGGGGATTTCCCTCAATGAATGGGGAGTGAGGATCGGGCGACAATCTCTACAAGAGTTTTTAGAAATTGCGATCGCACTGTGTAATACCTTAGATATATTATATCACGAGCGGATTATTCACAAAGATATCAAACCCGCCAATATTTTAATTAATCCCGAAACAAAACAAGTTAAATTAATCGACTTTAGTATCGCATCTTTGCTAGCACGGGAAACGCAAACACTAATCAATCCCAATGTGTTAGAAGGGACACTTGCTTATATTTCTCCAGAACAAACAGGAAGAATGAATCGGGGGATTGATTACCGAACTGATTTTTATTCTTTGGGTGTAACTTTCTACGAATTACTCACTGGAGTTTTACCTTTTCAATCAAACGATCCGATGGAGTTGGTACATTCTCATATTGCTAAACTTCCACCATCCCTTCGGGAAGTTAAACGTCAAAAGTCAAAAGTCAAAAGTGAAGAGATTCCGCAAGTGTTGTCAGACATCGTGATGAAATTGATGGCAAAAAATGCCGAAGATCGATATCAAAGTGCATTGGGACTGAAGTTTGATTTAGAAAAGTGTTTATATCAGCTACAAGTTTCTGGTAAGATTGAGGTTTTTGAGATTGGGCAACGGGATGTGTGCGATCGCTTCATCATTCCTGACAAACTTTATGGACGAGAAACTGAAGTATCAACACTACTCGAAGCATTTGATAGAGTTAGCCTTGGTGCAACAGAAATAATGCTGGTAGCAGGTTTTTCGGGAATTGGTAAAACAGCCGTTGTCAACGAAGTTCATAAACCGATTGTTCGCCAACGCGGTTATTTTATCAAAGGAAAATATGACCAGTTTCACCGGAATATTCCCTTCAGTGCATTTGTGCAAGCATTCCGAGATTTAATGGGACAACTGTTAAACGAAAGTGATGTACAAATTCAGCAATGGAGAAACCAAATATTAGATGCTGTTGGAGAAAATGGTCAAGTAATTATTGAAGTCATCCCCGAATTATCAAGAATTATTGGTGAACAACCGCCCGCTATACAATTATCAGGAACGGCAGCACAAAATAGATTTAATTTACTGATTCAAAAATTTACTCAGGTCTTTACCAGTGCTGAACATCCTTTAGTGATATTTTTAGATGATTTACAATGGGCAGATTCGGCATCGCTGAAGTTAATGCAATTATTAATAGCTGATACAGGTTATCTTTTATTAATTGGTGCGTACCGTGATAACGAAGTAAACCCAGCACATCCATTAATGTTGGCTTTGAGTGAAATTCAAAAAACTCAAGCAATGATTAATACAATCACTTTAGCGCCACTGAGTCAAGGGCAAGTAAATAAATTAGTTGCTGACACGCTGAAATGTCCACAAAGTTTGGCATGGACTCTTTCTCAATTAATCGATCAGAAAACTCAAGGTAATCCGTTTTTTGCCTCCCAGTTTCTCAAAGCATTGCATCAAGATGGGTTGATTAAATTTGATTTTGAGTTAGGCTGTTGGCAATGTGACATCCCACAGGTGACAACTCAAGCGGTTACAGATGACGTTGTTACTTTTATGGTATTTCAACTCCGAAAACTGCCTGAATCAACTCAAGAAGTGTTGCAGTTAGCTGCTTGTATTGGCAACCAGTTTGATTTAGAAACTTTAGCAATTGTTTACGAACAGTCAGAGGTGGAAACGGCAGCAAGTTTATGGAAAGCATTACAAGAAGGTTTAGTTTTACCCATTAGTGAAGTTTATAAGTTTTATGTAGGGGAAGAAAGTCAAGTTGTTAAACTAGAAAATTATCAAACGGTTACATACAAATTTTTACATGACCGAGTACAACAAGCTGCCTACTCTCTGATTCCTGACGATCAAAAGCAAGCCACTCATCTCAACGTTGGGCAATTGCTGTTGCGAAATACTGCACCTGAAGCCATAGAACTCAATGTTTTTGATATTGTTAATCAATTGAACAATGGAATTACTCTGATAGATCAGATCGGCGATCGCTATGAGTTAGCGCAGTTGAATCTGATTGCTGGCAAAAAAGCAAAAGTTTCCACAGCTTATAAGGCAGCCATTAAATACTGCGCGATCGGGATGGAAATGCTTTCCGAAGATAGTTGGGAGACTGCCTACGACCTGACGTTTCAGCTTTATCGAGAATGTGCAGAGTGCGAATACATCACAGGGCGCTTTGACGAGGCAGAACGACTCTTCCATCGGGCATTACAGTACGCCAAGAAGAAATTCGATCTCGCAGAGATTTATGGCCTTCAACTAGCCCTGAGATCCAATCAGGGAGAGAATCTACTCGCCGCTTATGAGGCTGCATTGAGTGGCTTGAGTGTTATGGGCATGAGCATTCCGGCAACCGATGAAGGTCAGCAAGCGCTGATTGAAACCACACTCAAGGAGATCCACCTCAAACTGGAAACTGTGCAATCCGCAGATTTATATGACCTGCCTGCGATGACCGATCCGGCGAAGAAGGTATGTATGTCAATCCTCCCCAATCTTTGGGGGGCTGCTTATGTTGGTGGCAATCAAGCGCTGACAATTCTGAGCATCCTGTTAATGGTTCATACTTCATTCACCTATGGCAATGCCGAAAGTTCGGGCTGTGCTTACTGTTTGTATGGGATGATGCTCACAATACAGGGAAACTATCGAAGTGCTTATGAGTTCGCTACGTTAGGGCGAAAGCTCGATCGCCAATTCAATAGCGCTAAGTTCATTCCCAAAACCAATAACGTTTTTGGTCATACAATCAATCCCTACAATAGACCACTGGTTGAAAACGTAGCAGTTTACCAACAATCTCTCCAGATCAGCTATGAAACAGGTGACATTGGGTTTGGCATCTGGGCAGTAATATGTCTCATTTGGACGATGCTGTTGAAGGGCGATTGTTTATCAGAGGTGTATGCCGAAACCGAGAAATACTTGAGCTATGTGCAACAAGTAAATAATGTGAACATGACGCATACATTTAACCTACAACAGCAATTTCTTTTGCACCTGCAAGGTTTGTTGGCAGAATCCGATCTACTGGTCGATCATGGCGATCGCAAGATTGTCTGTCTTGATGCTTGGCAGAAGAATAATTTTGAAGCTGGTATCAATTGGTATTGCTTCTTGAAACTTCAGCTATTGTACTTATACGGTCGCTATGCCGATGCCCTGGAAGTTGCTGCTATTGCTGAAAAAACGCTGGTTTCTAATCTTGGTCTGTTTCCGATCGTTTTATTCCACTTTTATTACCCGCTTAGTTTAGCCGCGCTTTATCCAAAAGCAACACCAGAGAATCAACAGCACTACTGGGATGTGATGCAGCAGCACCGGCAACTTCTAGAAACCTGGACGCAGACTTGTCCAGAGAACTTTTTGCATCAATTGCTGTTGCTTGGGGCTGAAATGGCAAGAGTTTCTGGTAACTACGCAGATGCGATCGCCTGTTACGATCGCGCCATTACCGCAGCCAAAGAAAATCACTTTACCCATATTCAAGCACTCGCTAACGAACTAGCAGCAAAGTTTTACCTGGAATGGCGTAAGGAAAGGATTGCTCAGGAGTATATGATTCAAGCTTACTATGGCTATGTTCGTTGGGGAGCAAAAGCCAAAATCGCTGACTTAGAAAAACGCTATCCCCAACTACTTGCTCCCATATTACAGCAAACCCGTTCCACCCTTTCCACTAACGAAACCATCTTCGCTTTGGGGAGTGTTACATCCACCAGTTCAGCCACTTCTAGCAGCAGCATATCTGATTCCCTAGATTTAGCAGCTATTCTCA encodes:
- a CDS encoding four helix bundle protein gives rise to the protein MNEENFKRITKQLALRVIRLVEALPQSRTADVIGKQLIRSATSVGANYRSACRGKSTTDVIAKLSLLEEEADESLYWMELIV
- a CDS encoding response regulator translates to MITDKEIREQGYIYFLAEAPELVQIIEQELFSLSEGYSTAKIHNLMRATHTLKGGAANVGLEVIKMIAHFLEDVFKALYNPNVIVDAELQTLLLQAYECLSIALNTELIGSTVNDEELLHRATSVFAQLQEKLGDAFGAESHIPTSEELGFDIVQSVFEVGVKQRLNSIADAVNNPPSNAELIEFLQSQAEVFFGLAESLNLPGLGEISQTIMLALQANPTQVQQIAEIALGDLQQSQKLVLDGDRTSGGEPSPNLRKLTIVANNELFEELQNNSSANTFITYEEQFYQFITTSDHNKNESVNPTTAKFYLKVIRYIFGWFNHQMEIPEAELSLTLLVPTLERKTLLKYIENWLKKFLDFVQDEEDSQSLYIYRRGIILIILFAVAKFQYSLKSSDAYLSVIKILQNQIYKLAKEYKNYPPVTGEEKNWLDSPRLQTLLVIKEISVSTQTTDNFLEAIWGEEASQNIAAEVVTFQTDDSSEKLDSLTVSEQVVINVSETAIEVMPDLATQINKEIEDKSQYVQTKNFRQPSFIRVDTERLQHLNYLAGELLIYQKRRGLQDEQVKEIIEQLIQQLTRHQTTLNELRDLPLQIQNISSQQTQSFAVDFDSLEMDVYTEFQMTLHESIEEALQLQETTESLDLLLTQAAQISDKQENLTLNIIDSLVEARMSPLGNILNRFPHMVDKLGNVHAKIVELKLIGSEVLVDKAIAEKLYDPLLHLVRNAFDHGIEAPQLRRELGKPEQGLIEICAYHQGSQTVIEVRDDGQGLNLDRIRRKAAELYPVQTEEKTRVYASNLPESELLDLIFAPGFSTANKVSDISGRGMGLDIVRTQMHALNGSISVQSLPNQGTIFILKIPFSMTTEKLMLVQAKGVVYALLLDSVEKILIPSDQQIKEIEGNKVLHLHTDNDETMVSLRQLSKLIDYNGSFFNSATSYNTSNTHDPSVAKNPVLLLRQNQGKIALEVDQIIGEQELVIRPLGNAIAPPKYIYGCSSLANGNLILVIDASLLVKSSEIQQTTLDIRALPVASSSNKKALPISGHTFSSTPLLAASTSTTTIESQPSYSQEPDNKSPIEIQPSYSQEPNKSPKVVLVVDDAISLRQTLSLTLQKAGYQVIQAQNGVEALEKLQLHPEIQVVVSDLEMPRMNGFELLSNFRQYPNLGKIPVVILTSRSAEKHRQLAQELGAKAYLTKPYLEHEFLSTIKNLINSNTNDLNHLLMVTNH
- a CDS encoding Uma2 family endonuclease; amino-acid sequence: MLSPDLKNALPTTDELPCSDDTPVDNEDQNFLPNILLFLLNSIWANRMDWYFGVDMGLYHTTGVNPRVPVVPDAFLSLGVERKKGGKSRKSYAVWEENGIVPIFTLEMVSHTPGGEYDEKLDIYRKLGVLYYVIYNPEFWRRDQHQPFEVYKLLDGNYQLQIGEPYLMPEVGLGIGRHQAVIGGIQQEFLCWYDEQGNRYFTDAEQAQQERSRAEQERQRAEQLAEYLRSLGVDPNNLPGN
- a CDS encoding ABC transporter permease; amino-acid sequence: MNLEKNEISKIEELHHPVRNWLQPLVLLAPSGIWLLLLLVLPSLIIFELSLVADIRPGDLVNPNGFKNYIRIFDPLYLQVIGRSLFFAFGTTIICLILGFPVAYWIAQIAPQRWRNLLLLSFVLPLWTSSLLRSYAWITILRPTGLLNSLLSNLGLPTLQLLNQSQAVLIGMSYSLLPYMVLILYASLEKLDKQLLEAAADLGANPVETFFQVTVPQILPGIAAASMLVFITGLGDFVDPELLGGASSMTAARLVYNQFLGATQNWGFGSALSMTLILLVSIAIALVIKFGEPTPKP
- a CDS encoding ABC transporter substrate-binding protein produces the protein MTNRRQFLKGVAALSSLSLAGCGWRLAEVRANSNTNGQRDQLYIFTWTQYTDNQLLENFSTQTGIKVLADVYDSNDVMLAKFQAGGGGTYSIINPSDYMVQKMVDKGLLTEINHDRLIGLENLFPRFQNPSYDPNNRYSIPFNWGTTGLLYNSEKINNPPQDWDYLWQNQEQLNQRMTLLNDVREVMGATLRMLGYSYNSKNEQEIKQAYEKLKELKPAIARFDTDAWQNQILAGDLLLAMCYSADAVKISQENPKLKYVVPRSGSSLWTDTIVIPKTAPNQAGAYAWINMILQPEIAAQITQRLNISTPNSAGFEQLPKIIQNNVNLFPPESLLQNCERVTPVGEFEEVYDRYWTQLTSS